Within Gilvibacter sp. SZ-19, the genomic segment ACTTGGTTTTATACAAGGGCTCTATCTTAGTTTTGGTACAAGTTTTTAAGGGTTTCAGCCTCTCAAAAAAGACAGAAGCTGACTTACCGCCTTACCACGATGACTGATCTTTGCTTTTTCTTCGTGACTCATCTGAGCAAAAGAACGGTCGTAGCCCTGTGGCTTAAAGATAGGGTCGTAGCCAAAGCCATCGGTTCCCTGACGTGCTCTTAAGATCTCCCCTGGACAAGTCCCCTCAAAGAAATAGGGTTCATTTTTATGCAACAAGGCGATAACACAAACAAAGCGAGCAGAACGATCGTCTTGGTTTTGCAAAGCGCCTAAAAGCTTGTCCATATTGTCGTCAGATGTACATCCAACCCCGGCATAGCGCGCAGTATAGACCCCAGGAGCATCGTTTAAGGCAGAAACTTCCAGACCACTATCGTCCGCAAAACAAGGCAAACCGTATTTTTCTTGGACATATTTAGCCTTGAGCAAGGCATTGCCCCTAAAACTATCTGCAGTCTCCGGGATCTCTTCATGACAGCCCAGATCGTCTAGACTCAGCAGTTTTATCTTATCGCCAACCATGGCTTGCAATTCTTTGAGCTTTCCGCTATTGTGCGTGGCAAAGACCAGTTCTTTCATAGTTATTGATGGTGATAGGGTTCGTTATGGAGTATACTGAATGCGCGGTAAAGCTGCTCGGCAAAGAAAAGGCGTACCATTTGGTGCGAGAAGGTCATTTTAGAGAGCGACAATTTGCTGTTTGCACGCTGGTATACCTCCTCAGCAAACCCGTAAGGGCCACCTATGACAAAAACTAAAGTCTTAATCCCGGAATTCATGCGCTGTTGTAAATAGTCGGCAAAAGCCATTGAGGTGAACTGTTTTCCTGCTTCGTCTAAGAGTACAACAAAATCACTTGGGCTCAGCTGATTCAATATCAAGTCACCTTCTTGTTTTTTTTGCTGCTCAAAGCTGAGCTTAGCCCTTTTCTTCAATTCTGGAATGATCTGAATTTCAAAGCGAATATAACGCGTCAGTCGTTTGGTGTAGATCTCGGTGAGTTCTGCTATTGCTGCGCTATCTGTTTTGCCAACGGCCAAGAGTTTGATCTGCATCTGACAAAGGTACGAAAGCCAGACCGAGCGTTTAATTTTCTTTTACGAATCCGCATTGCTAAAGCCTGCGTTTAGGGTGGAATTAGTAATTTAGCCAAAACACCTATTTCCATGATCTCCCAAAAAGACTTTGATAAAGAAATCGATCTGATCATCGCCAATGCTATTCGAGAAGACGTAGGCGATGGCGATCACAGCTCCTTAGCTTGTATCCCTTATGACGCTGCTGGAAAGGCGCGACTTTTGGTCAAAGACGAAGGTATACTCGCAGGAGTAGCATTTGCTCAGAAGGTATTTGAATTTGTAGATGCCGGTCTTGAGGTCGACATTAGAATCACCGACGGTAGCCCTGTCAAATACGGAGATGAAGCATTTTATGTGAGTGGGAATTCACAGTCCATACTAAAGGCTGAACGCTTGGTTTTAAACGCCATGCAGCGCATGAGTGCTATTGCGACCAAGACCAGCAAATATGTAAAGCTATTAGAAGGAACGGGTACTAAGATTCTCGATACGCGAAAGACCACACCGGGTATTCGTGCATTGGAAAAATGGGCGGTTAAGATCGGCGGCGGTGAGAATCACCGTTTCGCCCTCTATGATATGATCATGCTCAAAGACAACCACATTGACTTTTGTGGTGGAATTACAAAAGCCATACAAGTAACTCGGGAGTATCTTAAGGACAATCGTTTGGATCTGAAGATCATCGTTGAGGCTCGATCTTTAGAAGAGATCAAAGAGATATTGCAGAACGAGGGAGTTTATCGCATTCTTATAGATAATTTCAACTACGAGGACACTCGAAAAGCCGTTGCTCTAATTGGCGATCAATGCCTAACTGAATCCTCTGGAGGCATCACTTTAGAAACGGTGCGGGCCTATGCAGAATGCGGGGTAGATTATATTTCTAGTGGAGCTTTGACCCATTCGGTACACAATATGGATCTCAGCCTAAAAGCTATATGAGTTTAGAACAACGCTTGCGAAATACTCCTGTGGTCAGTGCGGCTATCCGTCTCTGCGATAAGATCTTACTGCCGGGTTTTGAAGGTTTGTCGTTGTATGATTTATTAAAGACCTATGCCGTTGGGATAGTCAAAGGGACCTTTTCCAGTAGGGCAGGAGCCATTGCCTTTAGCTTTTTTATGGCGATCTTTCCCTTTCTGCTCTTTGTGCTGAACCTTATTCCTTATGTTCCCATAGAGAACTTTCAGCAGCGTTTCTTGGATTTTATCGGCGGATTGATGCCAGCCCAGACCTTTGATTTCTTTTTCCCCGTCATAGAAGATATTGCAGCCAACCCAAGAGGAGGATTGCTGTCCTTTGTTTTTGTGCTCACGCTGTTGGTTATGGCCAATGGTGTCAATTCTATATTTAGCGGTTTTGAGTACTCTTTTCACGTTACAATTAACCGTAATTTTTTGCGCCAGTATTGGGTTGCCTTGGTGGTTTCTGTGTTTTTGGCATTGTTGTTGCTTTTTAGCGTAGTGATAGCGGTGTACAGTGAATATTTGATCAGTGTACTCAAGCAAGAACAATACATCTCTGACGAGGTGTTTTGGATAACAACGGTACGTTATGTGGTCTTTGTGCTTTTGGTTTATATGGTAGTAGCAATACTGTATTATTTTGGAGTGAAGGACGGGAGACAATCGCGCTTCTTTTCCATAGGCGCTTTGGTAACTACCTTATTGTTTATGCTAACCACCTATCTCTTTGGAGTTTATATTAATAATTTCTCCAATTACAACGAGCTTTACGGGTCCATAGGGGCTCTTTTGATAATGATGCTGTATATTTGGTTAAATTCTAACTTACTTTTACTGGGCTTTGAACTCAATGCGAGTTTAAGAGCTTTGAAAAACAAACACTAATAATTACTTAAATACTTTATTGACTTATGAAACGAGTTTTAATACTTATGA encodes:
- a CDS encoding non-canonical purine NTP diphosphatase, producing the protein MKELVFATHNSGKLKELQAMVGDKIKLLSLDDLGCHEEIPETADSFRGNALLKAKYVQEKYGLPCFADDSGLEVSALNDAPGVYTARYAGVGCTSDDNMDKLLGALQNQDDRSARFVCVIALLHKNEPYFFEGTCPGEILRARQGTDGFGYDPIFKPQGYDRSFAQMSHEEKAKISHRGKAVSQLLSFLRG
- the nadC gene encoding carboxylating nicotinate-nucleotide diphosphorylase, giving the protein MISQKDFDKEIDLIIANAIREDVGDGDHSSLACIPYDAAGKARLLVKDEGILAGVAFAQKVFEFVDAGLEVDIRITDGSPVKYGDEAFYVSGNSQSILKAERLVLNAMQRMSAIATKTSKYVKLLEGTGTKILDTRKTTPGIRALEKWAVKIGGGENHRFALYDMIMLKDNHIDFCGGITKAIQVTREYLKDNRLDLKIIVEARSLEEIKEILQNEGVYRILIDNFNYEDTRKAVALIGDQCLTESSGGITLETVRAYAECGVDYISSGALTHSVHNMDLSLKAI
- the rlmH gene encoding 23S rRNA (pseudouridine(1915)-N(3))-methyltransferase RlmH; translation: MQIKLLAVGKTDSAAIAELTEIYTKRLTRYIRFEIQIIPELKKRAKLSFEQQKKQEGDLILNQLSPSDFVVLLDEAGKQFTSMAFADYLQQRMNSGIKTLVFVIGGPYGFAEEVYQRANSKLSLSKMTFSHQMVRLFFAEQLYRAFSILHNEPYHHQ
- a CDS encoding YihY/virulence factor BrkB family protein → MSLEQRLRNTPVVSAAIRLCDKILLPGFEGLSLYDLLKTYAVGIVKGTFSSRAGAIAFSFFMAIFPFLLFVLNLIPYVPIENFQQRFLDFIGGLMPAQTFDFFFPVIEDIAANPRGGLLSFVFVLTLLVMANGVNSIFSGFEYSFHVTINRNFLRQYWVALVVSVFLALLLLFSVVIAVYSEYLISVLKQEQYISDEVFWITTVRYVVFVLLVYMVVAILYYFGVKDGRQSRFFSIGALVTTLLFMLTTYLFGVYINNFSNYNELYGSIGALLIMMLYIWLNSNLLLLGFELNASLRALKNKH